Below is a genomic region from Citrobacter telavivensis.
CTCTGCTGGTTGTTATTGCCCACCATTGCCCCCGGGCTGGGTATCGTGATGCTGGCCGTGGTGGCGTGGACGATTTCGGTGGTAGATGTTGCCATTATCCTGGGTCCCGGCAACCCGCCAACGCTGGCGGTCCTCTGCTGGCAGTGGCTTAGTCAGGGAGACAGTGAACAGCAGATCAAAGGCGCGCTGGCGAGCCTGCTTTTACTGGCGCTACTCGCCCTCTTTATCCTCGCAGGCTACCTGCTCTGGCGCGGTTGGCGACGCACGCTTCCCGACATCCGCGGCGTGCGTCAACACCGTGTTCCACCTCTGACAGGGAAAACACTGTCGCTGTCGCTACCCGCAACGGGTGTGCTGTGCACGGTATTGTTGACCCTTCTCGCACAGCAATCCGCGCTTAATCCCGAGGCATTAACCCACAGCGTAATGGCAGGACTGGCCGCCAGCGCGCTGGGGTTGGTCATTTTGCTGCTATGGCTGGAATGGGGGCCGCAGCGCGGACATCGTTGGGTCTGGCTGCCGATCCTCCTTCCGGCGCTGCCGCTGGTGATGGGGCAATATGCGCTGGCGCTGCACCTTGAACAGGACGGCCAGTTTGCAACGATCGTCTGGGGGCATCTGCTGTGGGTAGCACCGTGGATGTTGTTCGTCCTGAAACCGGCCTGGCAACGCATCGATCCCCGTCTGCTGCTGATTGCCCGCACGCTGGGCTGGTCGCCGATGAAAATCTTTTGCACCGTAAAATGCCCGCTGATTTTACGTCCTGCACTGGTGGCGCTGGCGGTGGGTTTCTCCGTCAGTATCGCGCAGTACATGCCGACGCTGTGGCTGGGCGCGGGCCGTTTCCCGACGCTGACGACGGAAGCGGTCGCCCTCAGCAGCGGTGGCAGCACCGGTATCCTGGCCGCGCAGGCGCTCTGGCAATTGCTGTTACCGCTGTTAGTGTTCGCACTGATGGCCGGGCTTTCATCATGGGTCGGCCACCGCCGGCAAGGATTGCGCTAATGCTCACCGTTCGCCATCTTACTCTGTTTCTTAACCAGGCCCCGCTGTTTGGCCCGTTAACCTTCGACGTTGCAAAAGGTGACATTGTCACATTAATGGGCCCCTCCGGCTGCGGCAAGTCTTCACTACTGGCCTGGATGGTGGGTGCGCTGACACCGCCACTGCACGCCAGCGGTGAACTGTGGCGGGATGAACAACGTCTGGATGTGCTCCCGACGGCCCAACGCCAGACCGGCATTTTATTTCAGGATGCCCTGCTGTTTGATCATTTTACGGTGGGGCAAAACCTGCTGCTGGCGCTCCCCGCCGGTCTGAAAGGCCCGGCGCGCCACGATGCGGTTCATCACGCGCTTGAACGCGCGGGCATGGCGGGTTTCTCTTCTCGCGATCCCGCCACGCTGTCTGGCGGCCAGCGCGCGCGGGTCGCGCTGCTTCGCGCCCTGCTGGCACAGCCCAGAACATTGCTGCTGGACGAACCCTTCAGCCGTCTTGATACTGACAGACGGGCAGACTTTCGTCAGTGGGTCTTTGACGAAGTGCGTCGACTGGACATTCCGGTCGTTCAGGTGACCCATGACGCGCAGGATGTTCCGCCGGGAGGCCACGTTTTGCAGTTATCTCCCGCATAGTGAAACTGCGCACATACTGCGTTAACGCAAAGTTTTTCAGCTACAGCGAGCACAGAATGACGCCTCCTTATCTCAACGTCGGGCAATTCGATGAAACGTGTTTCTCAAATGACCGCGCTGGCACTGGCTTTAGGGCTCGCTTGCGCTTCCACCTGGGCTGCTGATATGGCGCAGGCGCTCAACTTCAAACAACTGACGCAAAAACAGGGTACAGCCATCGATACCCGCCCAAGCGCGTTCTACAATGGCTGGCCGCAGTCGTTAAACGGCCCTTCCGGCCATGAACCCTCCGCCCTGAATCTCTCTGCAGGCTGGCTCGACAACATGAGCGACGAACAGCTCAACGCCTGGATCCAGCAGCATCAACTGAAATCCGCCGCCCCTGTCGCGCTGTACGGCAACGACAGCGATGTGCAGGCGGTGAAAAGTCGACTGCAAAAAGCGGGACTGCAGCAGGTTGCCACGCTGAGCGACGCGCTGCAGGAGCCCGCCCGTCTGCAACGACTGCCGCATTTCGAACAGCTGGTTTATCCGCAGTGGCTGCATGACCTGCAACAGGGTAAAGAGGTGACCGCGAAACCCGCCGGTGACTGGAAAGTGATCGAAGCCGCCTGGGGCGCGCCGAAGTTTTATCTGCTCAGCCATATTCCGGGTGCGGATTACATCGACACCAACGAAGTGGAAAGCGAGCCGCTGTGGAACAAAGTCTCCGACGCCAGCCTGCAGGCGATGCTGGCGAAACACGGTATCCGTCACGACACCACGGTTATCCTGTACGGTCGCGATGTTTACGCCGCGGCACGGGTGGCGCAGATCATGCTGTATGCCGGGGTGAAAGACGTTCGCCTGCTCGACGGTGGCTGGCAGACCTGGTCTGATGCCGGGCTGCCGGTCGAGCGCGGTACACCCGCGAAGGTGAAACCGGAGCCCGATTTTGGCGTGACCATTCCGGCGCAGCCGCAGTTAATGCTTGATATGGAGCAGGCGCGCGGGCTGTTGCACCGTCAGGATGCGTCGCTGGTCAGTATTCGCTCCTGGCCGGAATTTATCGGCACCACCAGCGGCTACAGCTACATCAAGCCAAAAGGTGAAATTGCCGGCGCGCGCTGGGGACATGCCGGCAGCGACTCGACCCATATGGAAGACTTCCATAACCCGGACGGCACCATGCGCAGCGCGGAAGATATCGCCGCAATGTGGAAGCAGTGGCACATACTGCCGGATCAGCAGGTCGCCTTCTACTGTGGCACCGGCTGGCGCGCGTCAGAGACGTTTATGTACGCCCGGGCGATGGGCTGGAAAAACGTCTCAGTCTATGACGGCGGCTGGTATGAGTGGAGCAGCGATCCGAAAAACCCGGTCTCCACAGGCGAACGCGGCCCGGACAGCAGCAAATAATCTCACCCATTCTGACGCTGAAGCCCTTTCAGCGTCAGATAACCACTCCAGACGCGCGTCAGCGTCGTCATCCAGCACAGCGTGCCGAAGATCCACGCCAGTACGGCGAAGTACGCCGGGAAAAGGCAGCCGAGCACAAAGAGTGCGATCGTTTCCGTTCCCTCCGTCAATCCGCCCAGATAGTAAAAAGACTTGTGTGCGTAGCCGGGGTTATCGATATTGTGCTTTGCGGCCAGCGCAGCAAAGGCGAGAAAGCTGCTGCCGGTGCCGATAAACGCAAACAACAGCCAGCTTCCCGCCAGCGCGTTATGCTGCGGATCGGCCAGAATGAAGCCAAACGGCACCAGCGCGTAAAACAAGAAGTCGAGCGCGATATCGAGAAAGCCACCCGCATCGGTGAGTCCTCTGCGTCGCGCCAGCGCGCCGTCAAGACCATCCAACAGCCGGTTCAGCGCAATCGCCACCAGCGCCGCCAGATACCACCCCAGGGCCAGAAACGGCAACGCCAGCGCGCCGAGAGCAAATCCAACGAGCGTCAGCCCGTCCGGAGAAATCCCCGGCCTGTCGAGCACGCCCGCGCAGCGGTGGAGCAGCGGTTTGAGCCGCGGATGAAGATGCCTGTCAAGCACGCGGCGCTCCTTTGAGACTGTCGCACAGCCCCTGCGAAGGAATGTCCAGCGCGGCGTTGAAACGCGCCGAGAGGTTCTGGAAGGCCAGCAGCGCGGTCATCTCACTAATGACCTCATCGCTGAAATGCTGCTTCATTTGCGCTTTCAGGGCATCGTCTACCTGCGGCGGCGTGGCGGTCACGGCGTCAGCATAGGCCAGCGCAATGCGCTCTTCTGTCGTAAAAAGCGACGATGCCTGCCAGTTCGCCACCGCCAGTACTTTTTCCATCGCGCCACAGCGCTCTGCCAGACGCAGGCTGTTGGCGTCCACGCAGAATGCGCAATGGCAGACCTGCGACACGCGCGTCATCAGCAGCGCCCGCATCACCGGCGTCAGACGGGCGCGTTTACGTTCGAGAAATCCCACAAACAGCGCCACCAGCCAGAACAAAAACGGCATCCGCCCCCACCAGCGCGTCGGATGTAGTACCTCGCCGTAGTGTTTTTTTTGCGTCATCACGAGAGGGCTAAGAGAGGCAGGGAGGCGGGTCAGCGGCGTTACCCACGATTGCGGATCGTTCAAGGGGGACTCCTGGGACTTCAGGTCAATCAAAGATGACGATAGTATGTCACTTTCTGCTGTTGAACATTGACGAATATGATGAAAACCCTCGACGTTGTTGCCGCGATCGTTGAACGTGATGGCAAAATTTTGCTCGCCCAGCGCCCGCCACAGGCGGACCAGGCGGGACTATGGGAATTTGCCGGTGGCAAGGTGGAAGCGGGCGAAACGCAGCCACAGGCGCTGGTCCGCGAACTGCGTGAAGAGCTAGGGATTGAGGCCACGGTAGGGTGCTATATTGCCAGCCATCAGCGTGAAGTCTCCGGGCGGATGATTCATCTGCATGCCTGGCATGTCCCCGCGTTCAGCGGAGAGGTGATAGCGCATGAGCACCAGCAGCTGGTGTGGTGTGAACCGCAGGCCGCGCTGGACTATCCGCTCGCCCCCGCCGATGTTCCTCTGCTTAACGCCTTTATGATTTTACGCGCCGCCAGACCAGCGGATTCGTGCCGATCGTTTTCTCATCGCGCTGACACTGCAACAGCACGCCATCGGCTTTAATCACCGCCCCTTCTGAATAATTCTGATCCTGATAAATGCAGCACTGATTACAGGGCTGCGCGCGCTGCCCACCGGAGCTGAAGACCTCCGGCGGTACGTTCACCTGAACATCCGGGCGAATATTTTGATTCGCCAGGGTGGATAAAGAGAGTGTCATCAGCGCTGCCGCCATCGCGATAAAACGCATAGGGTTTCCTTACTATTTCGGGACTGTTCTCAGTATAACGGTAACCCGCGCGGGAAACTTTACTCTCTTGCGTCATCGCTTTTCGTTATGACAGCCGTTTCGTTATTAATTTGTCTGGCTCCGGCATTTTTTCCTTGCTATCCGTCACATTCCTGGTGGTATAGTCAAAATCTGCAAATGCACTTAATACAAACAACATAAATACAACCACATTAAAATATAAGAGGTTTTTATATCTATGGATCAGACACGCTCTCTGGAATCATTCCTCAACCATGTCCAAAAGCGCGACCCGAATCAAACCGAGTTCGCGCAAGCCGTCCGTGAAGTCATGACCACCCTGTGGCCGTTCATTGAGCAAAACCCGCGTTATCGTGAAATGTCGTTGCTGGAACGTCTGGTTGAGCCAGAGCGTGTGATTCAGTTCCGCGTCGTGTGGCTGGACGATCGTAATCAGGTCCAGGTTAACCGTGCATGGCGTGTACAGTTCAACTCGGCGATTGGCCCGTACAAAGGCGGGATGCGCTTCCACCCTTCCGTGAACCTGTCGATCCTGAAGTTCCTCGGTTTTGAGCAAACCTTCAAAAATGCGCTGACCACCCTGCCGATGGGCGGCGGTAAAGGCGGAAGTGATTTCGACCCGAAAGGGAAAAGTGAAGGCGAAGTGATGCGTTTCTGTCAGGCGCTGATGACTGAACTGTATCGTCATCTGGGGCCGGATACTGACGTTCCTGCCGGAGATATCGGCGTGGGCGGTCGTGAAGTGGGCTTTATGGCCGGGATGATGCGTAAGCTTTCCAACAACAGCGGCTGTGTGTTTACCGGCAAAGGACTCTCCTTCGGCGGCAGCCTTATCCGTCCAGAAGCAACCGGCTACGGTCTGGTCTACTTCACCGAAGCGATGCTCAAGCGTCATGGTCTGGGCTTTGAAGGGATGCGCGTGGCGGTTTCCGGCTCCGGCAACGTGGCGCAGTTTGCCATTGAAAAAGCGATGGAATTTGGCGCTCGCGTGGTGACGGCCTCCGACTCCAGCGGCACCGTCGTGGATGAGAGCGGCTTTACGAAAGAGAAACTGGCGCGTCTGTGCGAAATCAAGGCCAGCTGCGACGGTCGCGTGGCCGACTACGCCCGTGAGTTTGGCCTGACCTATCTGGAAGGTAAACAGCCGTGGTCAGTGCCGGTCGATATCGCCCTGCCGTGTGCAACGCAGAACGAACTCGATGTCGACGCTGCCCGTCAGCTTATCGCCAACGGCGTGAAGGCGGTGGCGGAAGGGGCAAACATGCCGACCACCATCGAGGCAACCGACCTGTTCCTCGAAGCCGGCGTGCTGTTTGCACCGGGCAAAGCAGCGAACGCCGGTGGCGTT
It encodes:
- a CDS encoding ABC transporter permease subunit produces the protein MAAPLRLALMLLAWLGMATIYAPVLPASVLLIAPALSLANWQALFADPQLPQALLATVVSVFIAAAGALFIALTVVVALWPGIRWRRLSTRLPWLLAIPHVAFASAALLLFAEGGLLWRALPFFSPALDRYGIGLGVTLAVKESAFVLWILSILLSEKRLAQQVIVLDSLGYSRRQALCWLLLPTIAPGLGIVMLAVVAWTISVVDVAIILGPGNPPTLAVLCWQWLSQGDSEQQIKGALASLLLLALLALFILAGYLLWRGWRRTLPDIRGVRQHRVPPLTGKTLSLSLPATGVLCTVLLTLLAQQSALNPEALTHSVMAGLAASALGLVILLLWLEWGPQRGHRWVWLPILLPALPLVMGQYALALHLEQDGQFATIVWGHLLWVAPWMLFVLKPAWQRIDPRLLLIARTLGWSPMKIFCTVKCPLILRPALVALAVGFSVSIAQYMPTLWLGAGRFPTLTTEAVALSSGGSTGILAAQALWQLLLPLLVFALMAGLSSWVGHRRQGLR
- a CDS encoding ATP-binding cassette domain-containing protein, with the translated sequence MLTVRHLTLFLNQAPLFGPLTFDVAKGDIVTLMGPSGCGKSSLLAWMVGALTPPLHASGELWRDEQRLDVLPTAQRQTGILFQDALLFDHFTVGQNLLLALPAGLKGPARHDAVHHALERAGMAGFSSRDPATLSGGQRARVALLRALLAQPRTLLLDEPFSRLDTDRRADFRQWVFDEVRRLDIPVVQVTHDAQDVPPGGHVLQLSPA
- a CDS encoding sulfurtransferase, translated to MKRVSQMTALALALGLACASTWAADMAQALNFKQLTQKQGTAIDTRPSAFYNGWPQSLNGPSGHEPSALNLSAGWLDNMSDEQLNAWIQQHQLKSAAPVALYGNDSDVQAVKSRLQKAGLQQVATLSDALQEPARLQRLPHFEQLVYPQWLHDLQQGKEVTAKPAGDWKVIEAAWGAPKFYLLSHIPGADYIDTNEVESEPLWNKVSDASLQAMLAKHGIRHDTTVILYGRDVYAAARVAQIMLYAGVKDVRLLDGGWQTWSDAGLPVERGTPAKVKPEPDFGVTIPAQPQLMLDMEQARGLLHRQDASLVSIRSWPEFIGTTSGYSYIKPKGEIAGARWGHAGSDSTHMEDFHNPDGTMRSAEDIAAMWKQWHILPDQQVAFYCGTGWRASETFMYARAMGWKNVSVYDGGWYEWSSDPKNPVSTGERGPDSSK
- a CDS encoding CDP-alcohol phosphatidyltransferase family protein: MLDRHLHPRLKPLLHRCAGVLDRPGISPDGLTLVGFALGALALPFLALGWYLAALVAIALNRLLDGLDGALARRRGLTDAGGFLDIALDFLFYALVPFGFILADPQHNALAGSWLLFAFIGTGSSFLAFAALAAKHNIDNPGYAHKSFYYLGGLTEGTETIALFVLGCLFPAYFAVLAWIFGTLCWMTTLTRVWSGYLTLKGLQRQNG
- a CDS encoding carboxymuconolactone decarboxylase family protein encodes the protein MNDPQSWVTPLTRLPASLSPLVMTQKKHYGEVLHPTRWWGRMPFLFWLVALFVGFLERKRARLTPVMRALLMTRVSQVCHCAFCVDANSLRLAERCGAMEKVLAVANWQASSLFTTEERIALAYADAVTATPPQVDDALKAQMKQHFSDEVISEMTALLAFQNLSARFNAALDIPSQGLCDSLKGAPRA
- a CDS encoding pyrimidine (deoxy)nucleoside triphosphate diphosphatase, with protein sequence MMKTLDVVAAIVERDGKILLAQRPPQADQAGLWEFAGGKVEAGETQPQALVRELREELGIEATVGCYIASHQREVSGRMIHLHAWHVPAFSGEVIAHEHQQLVWCEPQAALDYPLAPADVPLLNAFMILRAARPADSCRSFSHRADTATARHRL
- a CDS encoding DUF1496 domain-containing protein, which codes for MRFIAMAAALMTLSLSTLANQNIRPDVQVNVPPEVFSSGGQRAQPCNQCCIYQDQNYSEGAVIKADGVLLQCQRDEKTIGTNPLVWRRVKS
- a CDS encoding NADP-specific glutamate dehydrogenase, which gives rise to MDQTRSLESFLNHVQKRDPNQTEFAQAVREVMTTLWPFIEQNPRYREMSLLERLVEPERVIQFRVVWLDDRNQVQVNRAWRVQFNSAIGPYKGGMRFHPSVNLSILKFLGFEQTFKNALTTLPMGGGKGGSDFDPKGKSEGEVMRFCQALMTELYRHLGPDTDVPAGDIGVGGREVGFMAGMMRKLSNNSGCVFTGKGLSFGGSLIRPEATGYGLVYFTEAMLKRHGLGFEGMRVAVSGSGNVAQFAIEKAMEFGARVVTASDSSGTVVDESGFTKEKLARLCEIKASCDGRVADYAREFGLTYLEGKQPWSVPVDIALPCATQNELDVDAARQLIANGVKAVAEGANMPTTIEATDLFLEAGVLFAPGKAANAGGVATSGLEMAQNAARLSWKAEKVDARLHHIMLDIHHACVEYGGESKQTNYVRGANISAFVKIADAMFGQGVI